A single genomic interval of Arthrobacter sp. NicSoilB8 harbors:
- a CDS encoding ROK family transcriptional regulator — MSAPTGTEPAAAEAGGSLSRAGDLFQLLRDGKARTRAELALTTGLARSTVASRIDALMGSGLVGPAGEASSSGGRPPSRFAFNPAARVVLAVDVGATHVIIAVTDLNGKVLAERRLAQDVAAGPVVVLDRVIEEGLTLLAEAGRGTSDLAGAGIGLPGPVEHATGMPVKPPIMPGWDGFDVVRHVQRSLPVPVLVDNDVNIMALGERTAHWPEDENFLFIKVATGIGAGIISSGQLQRGANGTAGDLGHVRVPRGDDVLCRCGNYGCLEALASGPAVAKALTRQGLPAHDGGDVLRLVAEGNLQAIQALRQAGRDLGDVLSTVVNLLNPSVIVIGGSLGQAGEHLMAGVREVVYRRSLPLATTHLRIGLSKAGDEAAILGASQMVTQHVLSPAVIEATLQATG, encoded by the coding sequence ATGAGTGCGCCCACCGGTACCGAGCCCGCAGCCGCAGAGGCCGGCGGCAGCCTTTCCCGCGCCGGCGACCTCTTCCAACTCCTGCGCGACGGGAAGGCCCGGACCCGCGCGGAACTCGCCCTCACCACCGGTCTCGCCCGCTCCACCGTTGCGTCCCGCATTGATGCGCTGATGGGTTCGGGCCTCGTTGGCCCCGCCGGGGAGGCGAGCTCCAGCGGCGGCAGGCCGCCGTCGCGCTTTGCCTTCAACCCGGCCGCCCGCGTGGTCCTCGCAGTCGACGTCGGGGCCACCCACGTGATCATCGCCGTCACCGACCTCAACGGAAAAGTGCTCGCCGAGCGCCGGCTGGCGCAGGACGTCGCAGCCGGTCCGGTGGTTGTCCTGGACCGGGTGATCGAGGAAGGGCTGACGCTGCTTGCGGAGGCCGGCCGCGGCACGTCGGATCTGGCCGGTGCCGGGATCGGGCTCCCCGGGCCCGTGGAACACGCTACGGGGATGCCGGTCAAGCCGCCGATCATGCCCGGCTGGGACGGGTTCGACGTCGTCCGCCACGTCCAGCGCTCCCTCCCGGTCCCGGTCCTGGTGGACAACGACGTGAACATCATGGCGCTGGGCGAACGCACGGCGCACTGGCCCGAGGACGAAAACTTCCTGTTCATCAAGGTGGCCACCGGCATCGGCGCGGGCATCATCAGCAGCGGCCAGCTCCAGCGCGGGGCCAACGGAACTGCCGGCGACCTCGGACACGTCCGGGTTCCGCGCGGCGATGACGTGCTGTGCCGCTGCGGCAACTACGGGTGCCTGGAAGCCCTGGCGTCCGGCCCCGCCGTCGCCAAAGCGCTGACCCGGCAGGGCCTGCCGGCGCACGACGGCGGCGATGTGCTGCGCCTAGTCGCGGAGGGGAACCTGCAGGCCATCCAGGCGCTGCGGCAGGCCGGCCGGGACCTCGGCGACGTCCTGTCCACGGTGGTGAACCTGCTGAACCCGTCGGTGATTGTGATCGGCGGAAGCCTCGGCCAGGCCGGGGAGCACCTCATGGCCGGGGTCCGCGAGGTGGTCTACCGGCGCTCGCTGCCCCTGGCCACGACGCACCTGCGGATCGGCCTGTCCAAGGCCGGGGACGAGGCCGCCATCCTTGGCGCCAGCCAGATGGTCACGCAGCACGTGCTCTCACCCGCCGTCATCGAGGCGACTCTGCAGGCTACGGGCTAG